The genomic DNA GCCGCCGCGCCGCCGCGCGTGCTCGAGCCGCGCACCGCCGCGATCCCGTAGTCGTGCGCCACGCGCGCGATCAGGTCGCCGTCCCGGCTGCGGCTGACCATGATCGCGAGCCGCTCGCGCGCGAGCCGGTAGCCGAGGTAGAGCAGCCGGTTGTGCCAGAGCGCGAAGACGACGGGCCGCCCCCCCGAACGCCCGGCGGCCAGGTGCGCGCCGCCCTCCTCGGTGAACCGCAGCGTCCTGCCGAGCGCGACGACCGCGACGAAGGCGGCGTCCGCGAGCAGTCGGTCCCGGGTCCTCACGGCGCGGCGCCGCGCTCTCAGGTGAGGCGCAGCAGCAGGTACTTCTTCTTGCCGGCGCGCAGGAGGATGCGTCCGTCTGCGGCGTCGGCGACGCCGATGCGCTCGTTGAAGGCCGCGACCTGCCGGCCGCCGACGTACGCGCCGCCGCCCTCGATGAGCCGCCGCGCCTCGCCACGCGACTTCGCGAGCCCGACGCGGTGGAACAGGTCGAAGGCCTCGATGCCGCCGGCGAGCTCCGCGGCGGGCAACTCGAAGTTCGGGACGTTCTTGAGCGCTTCAAGACCCGCAGCGTCTGACACGCCGATTCCATCACTGACACTGATCTTGATAGCGCCCCCGCCAAAGAGCGCCGCGGACGCCGCCTCCGCGCGCCGCGCCTCCTCCCCGCCGTGGGCCAGCCGCGTCGCCTCGAAGGCGAGGCGCCGCTTGGCGGGTCGCGGGTCCGACGCGGCGGCGGCGGCGAGCGCGCGCACCTCCGCCATGGGCAGCAGGGTGAAGAGCGCGAGGAAGCGCTCCAGGTCGCGGTCGTCGGTGTTGACCCAGAACTGGTAGTAGTCGTACGGGCTCGTGCGGGCGCCGTCGAGCCAGACCGCGCCGGCGGCGGTCTTGCCCATCTTCGCCCCGGCGGCGGTCGTGATGAGCGGGAAGGTCACCCCGAAGGCCTGCGGCCCGCCCAGCCGGCGGATGAGGTCGATGCCGGCGACGATGTTCCCCCACTGGTCGCTCCCGCCCATCTGCAGCCGGCAGCCCTCGTGGGAGCAGAGGTGGTGGAAGTCGTACGCCTGCAGGAGCATGTAGT from bacterium includes the following:
- a CDS encoding DUF374 domain-containing protein: MRTRDRLLADAAFVAVVALGRTLRFTEEGGAHLAAGRSGGRPVVFALWHNRLLYLGYRLARERLAIMVSRSRDGDLIARVAHDYGIAAVRGSSTRGGAAA
- the tyrS gene encoding tyrosine--tRNA ligase; protein product: MTAAPNLLDTLRERGFIEQVAGPEEELRALLATPASAYIGFDPTASSLHVGSLVPIMSLVHLQRAGHRPVALVGGGTGLVGDPSGRTELRRVMTREEVAANAAALRAQLGRFVDFSQGRAALVNNADWLVPLNYLEFLRDVGRQFSVNRMLAADAYRTRYESADGLNFLEFNYMLLQAYDFHHLCSHEGCRLQMGGSDQWGNIVAGIDLIRRLGGPQAFGVTFPLITTAAGAKMGKTAAGAVWLDGARTSPYDYYQFWVNTDDRDLERFLALFTLLPMAEVRALAAAAASDPRPAKRRLAFEATRLAHGGEEARRAEAASAALFGGGAIKISVSDGIGVSDAAGLEALKNVPNFELPAAELAGGIEAFDLFHRVGLAKSRGEARRLIEGGGAYVGGRQVAAFNERIGVADAADGRILLRAGKKKYLLLRLT